Proteins encoded in a region of the Gemmatimonadota bacterium genome:
- a CDS encoding arginase family protein, with product MRNQYILTPYFLDRHDPALLDLARDDWTVNETALQGDSEMARTLCVHRALADRVSEAAEAGRRPVSVAGDCCATIPIMAGLQRAGIQPLFLWLDAHGDFNTWETTPSGFLGGMPLAMMVGLGEQTMVENLHMDPIPDGDVIMSDGRDLDPGERKLVEASRLRHFPDVLELLKCDLSGRPVYVHFDTDILDPSEAPAMGYPAPGGPPSTDLERVFRHLADHCDIAALSISTWRSNMDEDGRSRSLCMGLFEILTG from the coding sequence ATGCGTAATCAATACATACTCACGCCGTACTTCCTGGACCGGCACGACCCGGCGCTCCTCGACCTGGCGCGGGACGACTGGACCGTAAACGAAACGGCGCTGCAGGGCGACAGCGAGATGGCCCGCACCCTTTGCGTACACCGTGCCCTCGCCGACCGGGTCTCCGAAGCCGCGGAGGCCGGCAGGCGGCCGGTCAGCGTCGCGGGCGACTGTTGCGCGACCATACCGATCATGGCCGGGCTGCAGCGCGCCGGGATTCAACCCCTTTTCCTGTGGCTCGACGCCCACGGCGACTTCAACACCTGGGAGACGACGCCGAGCGGGTTCCTGGGCGGCATGCCGCTGGCCATGATGGTCGGACTGGGCGAGCAGACGATGGTCGAGAACCTGCACATGGATCCGATTCCCGACGGGGACGTCATCATGTCGGACGGCCGCGACCTGGACCCCGGTGAGCGGAAACTGGTCGAAGCATCCCGGTTGCGGCATTTCCCGGACGTGCTCGAACTCCTGAAGTGCGACCTGTCCGGCAGGCCGGTCTACGTCCATTTCGATACGGACATCCTGGATCCGTCGGAGGCGCCCGCCATGGGCTACCCGGCGCCAGGCGGACCGCCGTCAACCGACCTGGAGCGCGTGTTCCGCCACCTCGCGGATCATTGCGACATCGCCGCGCTCTCCATCTCCACCTGGCGTTCCAACATGGACGAAGACGGCCGCAGTAGGTCCCTGTGCATGGGCCTCTTCGAAATCCTGACCGGCTGA
- a CDS encoding CaiB/BaiF CoA-transferase family protein translates to MSSTDTLFKDLIVIEAANVLAGPAVGMFFAELGATVIKVENIKTGGDTTRQWKLPAEDRNSDVSAYFSSVNWGKRSIGVDFAIPAGYEVIVDLVRRADVFLQSFKPGDARKFGLDYPVLRDVNDRLIYADITAFGETDERPGFDAVLQAETGFMGMNGTETSGPVKMPVALIDLLLAHQLKEALLIALIERMQSGRGSYNTVSLFQSGVASLANQAANYLVAGTVPGRAGSDHPNIAPYGTVFRTLNGEPVVLAVGTDSQFQALCEVLDIPEAAADGRFATNQQRVVHRDALNALLTQRIGGQERDALLTELQARQVPAGAVRRLDDVLAHASVEPLLLQGKRSDGVPIHGLRTVAFESDVVTPPPTLDSPPAFDADSRYVLAEVLGYTEERIQVLRDAGAVL, encoded by the coding sequence TTGTCTTCCACCGATACCCTCTTCAAAGACCTGATCGTCATCGAGGCCGCGAACGTGCTCGCCGGCCCCGCCGTGGGCATGTTCTTTGCCGAACTCGGCGCCACGGTGATCAAGGTGGAGAACATCAAGACCGGCGGCGACACGACCCGTCAGTGGAAACTGCCCGCCGAAGACAGGAACTCCGATGTGTCCGCCTATTTCTCTTCGGTTAACTGGGGCAAGCGATCCATCGGCGTCGATTTCGCGATCCCTGCGGGATACGAGGTGATCGTGGACCTGGTACGGCGCGCCGACGTCTTCCTGCAGAGCTTCAAACCGGGCGACGCCCGCAAGTTCGGGCTCGACTACCCGGTCCTCCGCGATGTAAACGACCGGCTCATCTACGCGGATATCACTGCCTTTGGCGAGACAGACGAACGGCCGGGGTTCGATGCCGTCCTGCAGGCGGAGACCGGTTTCATGGGCATGAACGGTACCGAAACGAGCGGCCCGGTCAAGATGCCGGTGGCCCTGATCGACCTGCTGCTGGCCCATCAATTGAAAGAAGCCCTGCTGATCGCCCTCATCGAACGGATGCAGTCGGGACGGGGCTCGTACAACACGGTTTCGCTGTTCCAGTCCGGTGTCGCGTCTCTCGCCAACCAGGCCGCGAACTACCTGGTGGCCGGTACCGTGCCGGGCCGCGCAGGTTCCGATCACCCGAACATCGCGCCGTATGGAACGGTGTTCAGGACCTTGAACGGGGAACCCGTCGTGCTGGCCGTCGGCACCGATAGCCAGTTCCAGGCCCTATGCGAGGTCCTGGATATTCCCGAAGCCGCCGCGGACGGGCGGTTCGCCACCAACCAGCAACGCGTGGTCCACCGCGACGCGCTGAACGCGCTGCTGACGCAACGAATCGGCGGGCAGGAGAGGGACGCCTTGCTGACGGAGTTACAGGCGCGACAGGTACCGGCCGGCGCGGTCCGGCGTCTGGACGATGTTCTTGCCCACGCGTCCGTGGAACCGCTGCTGCTTCAAGGGAAGCGAAGCGACGGCGTCCCGATCCACGGCCTGCGCACGGTCGCTTTCGAAAGCGATGTCGTAACGCCCCCGCCCACACTGGATTCGCCTCCGGCATTCGATGCCGACAGTCGATATGTGCTTGCCGAAGTGCTGGGATATACGGAGGAACGGATTCAGGTGCTAAGGGACGCGGGAGCGGTCCTGTAG